Proteins encoded within one genomic window of Gambusia affinis linkage group LG23, SWU_Gaff_1.0, whole genome shotgun sequence:
- the cax1 gene encoding cation/H+ exchanger protein 1 isoform X2, with translation MSFKTPSLLSGDVDNLRKRSVAEPTENCCDPEHHQQFARLQIQPQRLFVGPHYPDVGSLATPSPDGSVHHFCQFTPKCLLAVSRGTHGNSPPRHGEEGWHDGTPRTTIRVDNEVEAHREANNYKFGFRKWKGNVTEKPIEDRSDIDKELHTDLSIVKNTEAPVVTFGNIVYVFLFGWWISLIYLLICPVMFLTVFGVPYGKVCLKLARYIIWPFGKSVQRACRLVDMSAVKPTNCDIVPQEHKDLVGDKDCTPLLVSSPLPVEIPVPTLPPRKTTKHWCRVSTFLWLLLGYPVLAVVHCLAFVLSWLPVFTIPIAKMNSRILTTVLLMAPEDIEILSLDKKDVCETRVVLYCYEAFNVYYYKYSVQGINIFALNLLPLVFVTLIAGYTDREHEYFSTETMFTIAIVSIIPLSYYIGMGIASISAQSNFAVGAVVNATFGSITEMTFYITALVRGHRAGSNCYEEIVKSALAGTLIGCILFIPGICMTIGGIKHSEQRFNSRSAGVSSALLFISIGGVFAPTLFSKTFGNLVCENCSSAPGNGTVPFTCKDCHYEMTTADPHLILSYIEPLVYTISILLPASYLIGLIFTLKTHAHIYDIHVSDGHGGQAHGHPVVHWSRWKALAVLIFATVLMACCADLCTVNIEPILSHSSISQYFIGVSVLAMVPELPEIVNGIQFALQNNISLSLEVGSCIAVQVCMIQIPLLVLFNAFYDVGFVLVFSDIHLWASIFSVILVNYIFMDGKCDYFQGTALVVVYCIVLAVYFFAPSPRSC, from the exons ATGTCATTTAAAACGCCTTCATTGCTGTCTGGAGATGTCGACAACCTTCGGAAAAGATCAGTGGCTGAACCAACAG aaaactgtTGCGATCCTGAGCATCATCAGCAGTTCGCACGGCTGCAGATCCAGCCTCAGAGGCTGTTTGTTGGGCCCCATTATCCAGATGTGGGATCGCTGGCGACACCCTCCCCCGACGGTTCTGTTCATCACTTCTGCCAGTTCACGCCAAAATGCCTGCTTGCTGTCTCCAGAG GAACACATGGGAACTCTCCCCCAAGGCATGGAGAGGAAGGATGGCATGATGGCACCCCGAGGACAACCATCAGAGTCGACAATGAGGTGGAAGCACACAGAGAGGCTAACAACTACAAG tttggaTTTAGAAAATGGAAGGGTAACGTGACGGAGAAACCAATCGAAGACCGATCTGACATCGACAAAGAACTGCACACCGACCTCAGCATTGTCAAGAACACTGAAG CTCCAGTGGTCACCTTTGGAAACATAgtgtatgtgtttttatttggctGGTGGATCTCCTTAATCTACCTGCTCATTTGTCCTGTGATGTTTCTGACTGTCTTTGGTGTCCCTTATG GTAAAGTCTGTTTAAAGTTGGCCCGGTATATAATTTGGCCATTTGGAAAATCCGTACAGAGG GCTTGTCGTTTAGTTGACATGTCTGCCGTGAAGCCGACAAACTGTGACATTGTTCCACAAGAGCACAAGGATCTGGTTGGGGATAAGGACTGCACACCTCTTCTGGTGTCCTCCCCCCTTCCTGTTGAGATCCCCGTTCCAACTCTTCCTCCAAGAAAAACCACCAAGCACTGG TGCCGGGTCAGCACTTTCCTTTGGTTGTTGCTGGGTTACCCTGTACTGGCTGTGGTCCATTGCCTGGCATTCGTCCTGTCCTGGCTTCCAGTCTTCACCATCCCCATTGCAAAGATGAACAGCCGCATCCTAACCACTGTTCTCCTCATGGCACCGGAGGACATCGAGATCCTTTCACTGGACAAG AAGGATGTGTGTGAGACAAGAGTGGTCTTGTACTGTTATGAGGCCTTCAATGTGTATTACTACAAATACTCAGTCCAAGGGATCAACATTTTTGCTCTCA ACTTGTTACCTTTGGTATTTGTGACTTTAATTGCTGGCTACACTGACCGAGAGCATGAATACTTCAGTACAGAGACCATGTTTACAATAGCCATCGTGTCCATAATTCCCCTGTCCTACTATATTGGCATGGGAATTGCAAG CATTTCTGCACAGAGTAACTTCGCAGTGGGGGCAGTAGTCAACGCCACGTTTGGTTCCATCACAGAGATGACCTTCTACATCACGGCGCTGGTTCGGGGGCATCGCGCCGGCAGTAATTGTTACGAGGAGATCGTCAAATCTGCACTGGCTGGCACTCTGATTGGGTGCATTCTGTTCATACCT GGTATCTGTATGACTATTGGAGGAATCAAACACAGTGAGCAGAGATTTAACAGTCGCTCAGCCGGAGTGAGCTCAGCTTTGCTCTTCATATCCATTGGAG GTGTGTTTGCACCCACCCTTTTCTCAAAGACCTTTGGCAACCTGGTGTGTGAAAACTGCTCCAGCGCTCCTGGTAATGGCACCGTACCATTCACCTGCAAGGACTGCCACTATGAAATG ACTACGGCTGACCCACATTTAATTCTATCCTATATTGA GCCTCTGGTGTACACCATTTCCATCCTGCTGCCTGCTTCCTATCTGATCGGGCTCATCTTCACACTCAAGACCCATGCACACATTTATGATATCCATGTCAGCGACGGTCATGGGGGACAAGCACACG GTCATCCTGTTGTCCACTGGTCCAGATGGAAGGCTCTTGCAGTGCTGATTTTTGCCACCGTGCTCATGGCCTGCTGCGCGGATCTTTGCACCGTCAACATCGAGCCCATCCTGAGTCATTCCTCCATTTCCCAG TACTTCATCGGCGTCTCCGTATTGGCAATGGTGCCGGAGCTTCCTGAGATTGTCAATGGGATCCAGTTTGCACTGCAAAACAATATCAGCTTGag TCTTGAAGTAGGCAGTTGCATTGCTGTGCAGGTTTGCATGATACAGATTCCACTTCTTGTCCTGTTTAATGCTTTCTAC gatgtgggATTTGTGCTTGTGTTCAGTGACATTCATCTTTGGGCCAGCATCTTCAGCGTCATCCTGGTCAACTACATCTTCATGGATGGGAAGTGTGACTACTTTCAGG
- the cax1 gene encoding cation/H+ exchanger protein 1 isoform X1 — translation MSFKTPSLLSGDVDNLRKRSVAEPTENCCDPEHHQQFARLQIQPQRLFVGPHYPDVGSLATPSPDGSVHHFCQFTPKCLLAVSRGTHGNSPPRHGEEGWHDGTPRTTIRVDNEVEAHREANNYKFGFRKWKGNVTEKPIEDRSDIDKELHTDLSIVKNTEAPVVTFGNIVYVFLFGWWISLIYLLICPVMFLTVFGVPYGKVCLKLARYIIWPFGKSVQRACRLVDMSAVKPTNCDIVPQEHKDLVGDKDCTPLLVSSPLPVEIPVPTLPPRKTTKHWCRVSTFLWLLLGYPVLAVVHCLAFVLSWLPVFTIPIAKMNSRILTTVLLMAPEDIEILSLDKKDVCETRVVLYCYEAFNVYYYKYSVQGINIFALNLLPLVFVTLIAGYTDREHEYFSTETMFTIAIVSIIPLSYYIGMGIASISAQSNFAVGAVVNATFGSITEMTFYITALVRGHRAGSNCYEEIVKSALAGTLIGCILFIPGICMTIGGIKHSEQRFNSRSAGVSSALLFISIGGVFAPTLFSKTFGNLVCENCSSAPGNGTVPFTCKDCHYEMTTADPHLILSYIEPLVYTISILLPASYLIGLIFTLKTHAHIYDIHVSDGHGGQAHGQYAQEGTNTNNPTGEVAAAHLVPTNVCINASLTAPSRIPTGHPVVHWSRWKALAVLIFATVLMACCADLCTVNIEPILSHSSISQYFIGVSVLAMVPELPEIVNGIQFALQNNISLSLEVGSCIAVQVCMIQIPLLVLFNAFYDVGFVLVFSDIHLWASIFSVILVNYIFMDGKCDYFQGTALVVVYCIVLAVYFFAPSPRSC, via the exons ATGTCATTTAAAACGCCTTCATTGCTGTCTGGAGATGTCGACAACCTTCGGAAAAGATCAGTGGCTGAACCAACAG aaaactgtTGCGATCCTGAGCATCATCAGCAGTTCGCACGGCTGCAGATCCAGCCTCAGAGGCTGTTTGTTGGGCCCCATTATCCAGATGTGGGATCGCTGGCGACACCCTCCCCCGACGGTTCTGTTCATCACTTCTGCCAGTTCACGCCAAAATGCCTGCTTGCTGTCTCCAGAG GAACACATGGGAACTCTCCCCCAAGGCATGGAGAGGAAGGATGGCATGATGGCACCCCGAGGACAACCATCAGAGTCGACAATGAGGTGGAAGCACACAGAGAGGCTAACAACTACAAG tttggaTTTAGAAAATGGAAGGGTAACGTGACGGAGAAACCAATCGAAGACCGATCTGACATCGACAAAGAACTGCACACCGACCTCAGCATTGTCAAGAACACTGAAG CTCCAGTGGTCACCTTTGGAAACATAgtgtatgtgtttttatttggctGGTGGATCTCCTTAATCTACCTGCTCATTTGTCCTGTGATGTTTCTGACTGTCTTTGGTGTCCCTTATG GTAAAGTCTGTTTAAAGTTGGCCCGGTATATAATTTGGCCATTTGGAAAATCCGTACAGAGG GCTTGTCGTTTAGTTGACATGTCTGCCGTGAAGCCGACAAACTGTGACATTGTTCCACAAGAGCACAAGGATCTGGTTGGGGATAAGGACTGCACACCTCTTCTGGTGTCCTCCCCCCTTCCTGTTGAGATCCCCGTTCCAACTCTTCCTCCAAGAAAAACCACCAAGCACTGG TGCCGGGTCAGCACTTTCCTTTGGTTGTTGCTGGGTTACCCTGTACTGGCTGTGGTCCATTGCCTGGCATTCGTCCTGTCCTGGCTTCCAGTCTTCACCATCCCCATTGCAAAGATGAACAGCCGCATCCTAACCACTGTTCTCCTCATGGCACCGGAGGACATCGAGATCCTTTCACTGGACAAG AAGGATGTGTGTGAGACAAGAGTGGTCTTGTACTGTTATGAGGCCTTCAATGTGTATTACTACAAATACTCAGTCCAAGGGATCAACATTTTTGCTCTCA ACTTGTTACCTTTGGTATTTGTGACTTTAATTGCTGGCTACACTGACCGAGAGCATGAATACTTCAGTACAGAGACCATGTTTACAATAGCCATCGTGTCCATAATTCCCCTGTCCTACTATATTGGCATGGGAATTGCAAG CATTTCTGCACAGAGTAACTTCGCAGTGGGGGCAGTAGTCAACGCCACGTTTGGTTCCATCACAGAGATGACCTTCTACATCACGGCGCTGGTTCGGGGGCATCGCGCCGGCAGTAATTGTTACGAGGAGATCGTCAAATCTGCACTGGCTGGCACTCTGATTGGGTGCATTCTGTTCATACCT GGTATCTGTATGACTATTGGAGGAATCAAACACAGTGAGCAGAGATTTAACAGTCGCTCAGCCGGAGTGAGCTCAGCTTTGCTCTTCATATCCATTGGAG GTGTGTTTGCACCCACCCTTTTCTCAAAGACCTTTGGCAACCTGGTGTGTGAAAACTGCTCCAGCGCTCCTGGTAATGGCACCGTACCATTCACCTGCAAGGACTGCCACTATGAAATG ACTACGGCTGACCCACATTTAATTCTATCCTATATTGA GCCTCTGGTGTACACCATTTCCATCCTGCTGCCTGCTTCCTATCTGATCGGGCTCATCTTCACACTCAAGACCCATGCACACATTTATGATATCCATGTCAGCGACGGTCATGGGGGACAAGCACACGGTCAGTATGCACAGGAGGGTACCAACACCAACAATCCCACTGGTGAGGTCGCAGCTGCCCATCTGGTTCCTACCAACGTGTGTATTAATGCCAGCCTTACTGCACCTAGCCGCATTCCGACAG GTCATCCTGTTGTCCACTGGTCCAGATGGAAGGCTCTTGCAGTGCTGATTTTTGCCACCGTGCTCATGGCCTGCTGCGCGGATCTTTGCACCGTCAACATCGAGCCCATCCTGAGTCATTCCTCCATTTCCCAG TACTTCATCGGCGTCTCCGTATTGGCAATGGTGCCGGAGCTTCCTGAGATTGTCAATGGGATCCAGTTTGCACTGCAAAACAATATCAGCTTGag TCTTGAAGTAGGCAGTTGCATTGCTGTGCAGGTTTGCATGATACAGATTCCACTTCTTGTCCTGTTTAATGCTTTCTAC gatgtgggATTTGTGCTTGTGTTCAGTGACATTCATCTTTGGGCCAGCATCTTCAGCGTCATCCTGGTCAACTACATCTTCATGGATGGGAAGTGTGACTACTTTCAGG